The Penaeus monodon isolate SGIC_2016 chromosome 8, NSTDA_Pmon_1, whole genome shotgun sequence sequence gtgtgtgtgtgtgtgtgtgtgttctttctaaCACTATTTTGAAATCGATTGTCGCGAGAAATGCTGAAACAGTAGTCTATAACGAAGAGGTTACAAGACATTAAATGCGTGTATATTGTGCTACTTGTGAAATTATATGGCCTCGATAATTTGCAGTGAAAAAGTTAAAATATTAGTGACAAGCATAATGCGGATAAGATTGCATCGTGCTATAGGTGTGAAAGATATTTTAcctgaaagaagaggaagatggaaaaaaaagcgaCAGAAATAAtcagtttaaaatataaatatcacaagAGACAATCCCACGCAGCAGCACTCATGGGAAAACTCATATTGCTTCTCAAAAGGAAGAATAATCGCATAACTGACTTTAATGCACAGTTGATGTTATTTCAGGAtgtcataatacacacacacacacacacacacacacacacacacacacacatacacacacacacacacacacacacacatacacacacacacacacacacacacacacacaacacacacacacgcacacacacgcacgcacacgcacgcacacgcacgcacgcgcgcacatgcgcacacgcgcacacgcgcacacgcacacacacacacacacacacgcacgcacacacacacacacacacacacacacacacacacacacacacacacacacacacacacacacacacacacacacacacacacacacacactcactcacacacacacacacatacacgtacgtacGTATACATACGAGTACACGTCTAGCAATAACACACTAAAAGAGTTTAAGGTGCACTAAAAAAGATTTAATAAGAAAGGGTTTCCATACTAGGGTTGTTTCCAAATGCTAATCAATATAAAGGTAAATCTTAAGTACACattagtttaaaaattatttacgtGTCAGGAactttagataataaaaataaaagtggaagaaaagacaAATGTAATTTGCCTTTCTTATTAAGTTATTTTCAATCTAAATTTAGTGGAAAACTACGAAAGCAAAATCAGTGCAAATCAGTGTTGCAAAACATCAgttatcttgtaaaaaaaaaaaaaaaaaaaaaaagtaataattgatTATTATGAGCATCAACTCCTGAAAACCAGATATTGTGAACTATGTTAACTTTACGCATatttatccattaaaaaaaaaagttactcccCCATCAGGCACAAAATCTTGTTCATCttgttcttttgttcattttctccTGTCCAGATGTTCTTGTAAGCTGCACTTCCctgatgtatattatgtgttctttcgtttgttatttttatgttaatgttttgaaataaaactttttttcctttttttctggttaCAGTAATTttattgagtgtatatatattttttcttgttttaaattcttatttgattatcaggttgttattattataataatatttttttgctactattattgttattatcatagtcataaccattcttatattattattattattattattattattattattattattattattattaattattattatcatacttaacatcatcatcatcattaccattaccatcatcattatcattattatcatcattatcagtaatgtcatcattatatgatattatcactgtttctattttaattattactattattcttatcattataatgctaataataatgatgataataataataattactattatttattatcattatcattataattattacaaatattattctaattatcatcatcattgttatcatcattataattatccttacaatcatcatcattactattattattattattattattattattattattattattattattattattactattattattattatgatgatgatgattttgattaatattattgctattactattattattattattatataatctaatttacaagtattatgataataataatgataataataataataataataataataataataataataataataatgataaaaatgataataatgataatcattatcgttatcattattattattattattattatcattattattattattattatcatcattatcattattatcaatatcattatgatgatcattattattatcattactataataataataataataataataatgataataataataataataataaatattattattattattattatagccattatcattattattatagtcatcactattattatcattatcattatcgccattattatcatcatcatcattattattattattattattatcatcatcattattgttatcgttattatgattatcatcattatcattattatcaatattattatgatcatcatcatttttattactactataataataataataataattaattattattatttttattgcaaccagtgtcatcatctttattattattgttattactattactattgttgttattattattatcattatcatcactatttttattattatcattatcattatttttattattatcattatcattatcattatgatcatcattattattattattattattattattattactataataataaaaaaaaaattattattactataaccattatcattatattataattcttgttatcattatcatcatcatcatcatcatcatcattattttttttttcattattgttattatttattattattgttattattattattattattattattatcattatcattattattattattattattattattattattattattattattattattattattattattattattattattactactactacttctactattgctagtgctacaactactactagtactattaccattatcattactatttcattattaccattattatcattatcacgtaaCATTATGTTATATTCTATTAGACTTTTTCGCATAAACCTGGCAAATTACAAGGTCTGCGATAATACACATTCTCACTTGATCTTCGTGAATCCAGATTGCAgtataaaaaaatcgttttgcacattatacatattaaacgTCATTGTCACAAGAATGTTTTCCCTTTAAGGCACGCATAATATACTCTTTTAAGCTTCaagtttttttcattcccttataAATATATGGTATCATCCATAAATGACTGACATCAATCTCCGTTGATAGGAgctggagtggggggggagaggaaggttgaGTAATAACCTCAGTGTATGATTCGGAATGAATCGAGTTGACATCAAGCATCGAGGTATgagccatggtcaaaggagagccagAGAGGCTAGGTGATAAAGGTGCAAACCTCAATGCtccaaataaagatataaaatcttGATCATTGGTCATGGTGAGTCTGAAATGTATGGGGAAGAGAAACGGTCTACACCTCAGGGTTCCCATGAAGGGTGGCAAGGGCTAGACGGCTAACCATGGGAATACTGCACCCATGGTTCCCTAAGGCCATTCAGGAATGAtgcaaagtcagcctttcatcacAATTCTTACAGAACAGAAGTGGACATAAGAAGGGattaaagaagagaaggacagCCAAGGGCTGAGGGGTGATCCCCAACATATGGCCTTACCACCTGCCTACTAAGCCCCTACGAAACCAACAGGCATAGAATTGGGGGAGATCAAAGCACTCTACAGTTaattaaagaaagaatgaagaaaagaaggaaagaaagaaagaactaaagactgagagaatatatgtatttagtacTCACAAAATATGTTACTTGTGTATCCTTTTTTTTGTACTTAAAAATATGATTGTTAACTGATACTGTTTTACAGATTCATGAGAATTTTGTTTGAATGTAGTAGTAGTGGGTAGTAGCAAAGTCTCAtaggcagagggaaaggaagaagaaaatgtatgaGGGAGTAGTGTgctgaagagggaaagggagagggagggggagggagagggggagggggagggagtgaagagaagaaaaagatggaaagtgagaggaagtacagagaaaaaggagagagaaggaggaagggagtcaAGGATGTAATGTgctggagagtgagagagagggagagagagagggagagagagagggagagagagagggagagagagagggagagagagagggagagagagagggagagagaggagagagagagagagagagagagagagagagagagagagagagagagagagagagagagagagagagagagagagagagagagagagagagagagacagacagacagagagtgtgtgtgtgcgtgtgtgtgtgtgtgtgtgtgtgtgtatgtgtgtgtgtgtgtgtgtgtgtgtgtgtgtgtgtgtgtgtgtgtgtgtgtgtgtgtgtgtgtgtgtgtgtgtgtgtgtgtgtgtgtgtgtgtgtgtgagtgagtgagagtgagagaagagtgagagagagagaaagagtgagaatgagagagtgagtgagagaatgtgagagagagtgagaaacaaacagaaaaataaagagaaaggaggagacagtgagtgagaaagaaaaatagatagatatagatagataaaaagatgcggatgggggagaataaagagagaggagagagacagagttaatagagtgaaagggagagacagagatcatcatcaataacggtatgctcatgtttgagcagccgtggacctctccaccatcctcaccactaaactcgatcttatgcttttctttccgcttgtaccatcgacagcccgcaaatatctttgatattgtcgctcagtcttgtcttcggtttgcctcttcctctgtttcctatcaccatccctgtcagcaagtttttctcaatacttttacttctcattacatgaccaataaactttaatttcctcttgttcaagatgtccaacagttggtccccacaatttatttttctcagcacttcatcattcgtcttcttctgtccagctaatacgcagtactcgtctgtaacaccacatttcaaaactattgatctttttcttgtctatctacttcaacacccaacactcagaaccatatgatgcaattgggaaaactaatgagttcaataacctcagctttgtccgtaaagtaatgcttcggtctttccagatgttattgagagcaattgtggcgcttttggcaatgggagacagagatagtgaggtataattactataaaagaaaggaaacggaTTCCTATATTAATACTCTTTTTCAGTGAAGAGAtaaccagaaagaaaaaaaaagggtatcattTCTATACCATAACCAACTTGGACATTATCATAGAAATTCTTATTCACAATCAATGACAGAGAAAAGTATGAAcctttctgctgctgctgctgctaaacAGAGCATGAAACTGTTTATGTTATGGCAAAAtagttttatatcattgttatgaaAATATGTGAAACCTGGTGTTCAATTCTTCCTTGTTTGTATCCTTTTAGTCCTGCATAATGCAAATGCTGACTGTAAGGAAATGTAAGCAGGAAATGAAAGTCAATAtttataaattcttattattaggACATACTGTACAAATAAAATAGACATTTTTACACTACCACCTCCTGCAGTACTTCTTCCTCAGGTGTTTGAATGTTTCTATTCATGACAAATTCAACAGTTATTTCTAAAGGCTTGAAAACAAACTTTATAGAAACTCTTTATGGGAAGGCAAACTTAGCAGAATTTCAGACTGGTTCATTTACCCTGAAGTGCCACACTGAAATCCTACTTAGGTGctcttaatgttttatatattacaatcaaAATATTGAAGGGGGTGGTGTCTAGCAGTCTCCAGTTGTTGTCATTGGTTCAACAGTAAtgggtaataaatatatatcatcctggctgtaataatttaaaagtttttcttgCAACTAGACAACCAGCTAcccttgttaatatttttttaactaattaaatttatttaacacAAACTGCAATGACACCCTTATCCATGAAACTTGTTACTCGCTTCTTTCTTCACTGCGGCAATGCATTTGGCCATGGTTGGGGAGGCTCTGGTAACAGAATTGGTCATGTAGTAGTCCTCCAGCTTCTTCATGGGAACGTCCAGAGGAGCTGCATGAAAGTCCGCTTTCACCAGCTGAGATGAGAAAGTAATATACAAATGTacttatatatcacacatatacataaaaaaacactttaaaatattACTATCACATTACATACCCAAGGCTAATCTTATAATAAAGTAACAGGGAATGATGACTGCTCTGGTTGGCCATATTagaagatgtagaaaaggtatgacagagagagaattaCTAATTCCACAATACAAGATGTGAAGTGCATGTTATCATATCACATATAATtctgaggaagatgatgaaggcaAAAACTGTTTACTATAaactctatattattttataaaaaaagtttaattttaagaCTAATACCTTGCTAAATGAATTAATAAGACAAATCAGGAAACCAATACATTGTAAATGTGTAAAAATGACCATAAAGCCATCCTCTTCTTGCCAGCAATATGGACAATTTAAACCTTTGCAATGCAAGGATACTTTATGAATTTGCTGAAACTGAacaattaatgcaattattgaaaCTACATATACACCTCTGATatctaatgtaaaataaaaatcttacaattgtaaaaataataatctatcaATGTTATTTATAGTGTTACAAATGTACTTTATTTACCTCTTGACTATGAGTACCCCAAAATGAATACTGTTGCTGCCCAATATTCCTAATGGATCAAATAAAACTCCTGAAGATAAATAAATGTCTGAACTAAAACACCTTCGAAGTTCTAACTTTGGCTGAAGATGGGAGGTTGCCCAAGACCAATATGGTATCTGTCATAAATGATGTAATTGGAAGACAGGAGACTGGTTTACTACAACCATGCAACACAAGAATGATCTTACTCCACAGGTagtgcatgaatgaatgaatgaatgaaaaaagtacaataaaaagtGTGGTTACCTTTGCAAGTGCTGATGCCTGTGCAAAGTAGTTGGCCTCCTCAACATCTCCGTACCTCACCAAATTGGGTGAGACTTCCGCCATGCGATGACGCACCTCATTTAGGGTATCGTAAGGAAGTGTAGCTCCTAcaatctgaaaagggaaaagaatagggATAGTGATAGCAatctgaagaagaggaagaagaatacatacatattctaataataataatgagagcaaAATATGAAACAATGATTTCACAtacttatcttttaaaaataaaaacaaacaatttcaCTATACAACTAAAAACATTTCATCTGTCAGTTCCCTTGAATTCCCTCACAAAAAATCACTCCACTTCCCAATTATTGATAGCATAAACATTagcttaaaaataaaaacaaacttttgTTGAAGCATCTCCTACAGTTTTAAATATAAGTCTACAGAAAGTGAACTAAATCaatgaaggtggtggtgatggtaacaggacagtaatggtaacagtagtagtagtagtagtagtagtagtagtagtagtagtagtagtagtaatagtactagtagtagtagtagtaatagcagtagtagtagtaatagtagtggtactagtagtagtagtagtaatagtagtggtactagtagtagtagtagtagtagtagtagtagtagatatagatgtagtagtagtagtagatatagatgtagcagtagtagtagatatagatgtagcagtagtagtagtaacagtagtagtgattataacaacaagaagtgtagtattaatattagtagaaataattgcagtagcagtaataatagtagaaataattgcagtagtagtaataatagtaataataatagtagtagtaataatagtattgtatttgtagtagcagtaacaattataataatataactgtagtaacaataacaataacaataacaatagtagtagtagtagtagtagtagtagtagtagtagtagtagtagtagtagtagtagtaatagtaatagtagtagtagtagtagtagtataggaactatacaaaatataatattaataatacaataataatataactcaaCAGtaatagcactactactactaccaacaactttgaaaagaaaactaaaaatccTGTCAGCAAAATTTTGCATAACCTAGAAACTTaaacttcctctccttttctcctcacaGACACCCTACCTCAGACAGAGCTCTGATGATCTTCCAGTCAACGCGGGCCATGCCTGGAGGAACCAACGCTGCCTTGGTCTGCTGGGCACGTCCCTCCATGTTGACGTAGGTTGCTGTCTTCTCGGTGTAGGCTGCACCTGGCAGAACCACATCGGCAATGGTCGCTCCGTGATCTCCATGGTGACCCTATTTTTGAGAGAATGtggtattttcttttaaaagtttatagTTTGGCACCACGGAAATatgaaaaaactaaaacacaATATATTGAAGTGCAAAACATCTTGGACAAACTGTGACCCTCAATCAGTCTACTAGCTTCTGTTAACGTATCTTACTATACAAACATATTCTCCTTCCTTACCTAAACTACCAACTGCCAAGGGATGAAGAAACATGAATCTCCTTACCTGGTAAATGATGATTGTGTCCTTTGGCAAGTCCTCCCGGGTAATGGCACCCTCATCAGCCCCAAGTAGGAAGAGCACCTTGGGAGGGTTATTGCGAATATCAGCCACTCCTGGAGTATAGCCCAGGTCGAGGGCAGCCACCTGTGAGGCTACCTGCTGTAGGACGTTCAACACACGCCATTCTCCTTCACAACCACTGCGCAGCTGAGGATAATATTGGAGTTGATTGGTTGTATAGAGAATACATATAATttgcccaaagaaaaaaattatcacaagGCTAACAACCACTTCAATTAAACCACATAAGTATCAATATTCACaaaattaatttacttttttttcctaatcaacaaaatatgaataaaacccagtaactcactcacttcctcatcctcatcctccctctctctctccctccctctccctctctctctcatgttattTTGCAAACATATGTTTCAAGTATAACTTGACCAACCATTTACAGTGCctcttgaagtaaaaaaaaactaccattatcacaatctcattatcattatctcaatctctctcttccatttctaaGCCTTTACCTTCTGAGAAAGCTGTACAAGCTGAGCATGGAGGGCACCACCATCCCCTCGGGACAAAGCATTGGTTCCAACAACAATCATGGGCTTCTTTGCAGCAGCCAACTTTTCCGAGAAGGGATGAGATCCGTTCAGGAGGCTGTTCACGATCTTTACATCATCACCAAGGTGCTGTAACCAAGTATGAAGgtctattaatgaaaaaaatgaaggcaaTATCAATTTTCTAGCCATAAGACCAGACACTGAAGTGTCTTGCATTGTAATTATGGGAATTACCCGTATAAATGAATGATGCAGTagcaaaattattaataatatgaaagagGAAACATGTActctaaaaatattaaaataataatggtaataataataataataataataataataataataataataataataataataataataataataaaaacaacaacaacaacaataataataaatactgtcTATAAAACATAAGAAAAGCATAAAGTGTCATGAAAGTAAAAATTTATACAAGAAAATgcactgaagaagaagaagaagaagaagaagaagaagaagaagtacaagaaaaagaGGAACCATCTGTACTAATAGAAAGACGAAATGAATGACTCACCTCATAGTCATAGGTGAGGTTCACCTTGGGTCCGATCATTGCAACATCCAGCTCATTGTGCACCCAAGCTTTCCTAACACGTGCGTTGAAGAGTGCTGCCTCAAACCGGGGATTGGTGCCAACAAACAAAACCAAGTCAGCTTCTTCTACACCGACAATTTTTGTGTTGAGCAGGTAAGAGGATCGCAGGTCAGTGCCAGTTCCAGCATCAGGgaagatctgaaaaaaaaaaataataataataaataaaaaaataaaaaaataaatcagagagTGAGTGGAGATTTAAAAATGAATAGGTGTCCATGGTTGTAAGTTTAGAAGGTTAGCAGAAATTTTCTATATATGCAAAACCTCATTTGTGTCCACTGATGCACAAGTATAGACTGATGACAGCATATGATAAGCATCTTTTCATGGATAAAGAAACATACCAGCTAGTTACAGCAACTTGAATTAGCCTCTTTCCCTATCCTTTTACCCAACTTTCAATCTGTGAAAGAATATATCCATTGGTAAGCTCACCTCCTCAGTGCAAACTGACTCTCCACCAAGTCTGTTAACCATGTCTTTGAGGGCAATCAGTGATTCAGCATCAACCAGTCCTGAAAAGACAAATGTTTAGAACAGCCACACTTCTTTTATGAAACACAGTCTATCCTTTCAGATGCtttttataaagcaaaaaaaataatggaaagagagaaaaagaaagaatgaaaagaaaggaaagaatggaaacaaagaaaaggaaatagagaaaaaaagaaaagaaaaaatggtagaAGACTGAAGCAGATTTAAGCATGACAGGCTtgcaaaaatgaaagaatgaacagtgatagagaagaaaagcatataaaaacaaaaagaaaaatatattgaagAGAACTATACCTCCAGCAATAGCAGCAACAGAGCCATTGGCTGCTTTCAGAGCCTTTCCTGCTACAATAAGTGCATCTTCCCACTCGCAAGGACGGAGCTCTCCGGCAGAGTCCTTGACCATGGGGTGAATCAAACGCTGGCGCTTCAACCCATCAATGGCAAACCGTGACTTATCAGACAGCCATTCCTCATTGATCTCCTGTAATCAAGATGTTATGTATTCAGTTATTTTTTAATCTCTTGGATGTGAAGCCACTTATATGATGGGTCATTCCTGGACATCTCTCCACCTAAGCTACAATACCATTGTGGTCTATGGTGACCCCTGGTTTACACATTTTGTCTCCTCCCAATATGGATAGTGTAAAATGGGTGAGAATAACACACtcaaaacaataatttatatcCTCTAGGTAAGTGAAAATGATGTATAAAGTTGATGTATAAAGTCTGGAAATATATAATCCTCACATACATCAATGGCGTTTGAATTTGAATGAATTacagtgtatgtatttttttttttcacccattaCCTTTTGTTTGTTGAAACTTTATAAAactaatacttattatcataaaaatgtctCATATATGCTGTAAATACATGCATTATTGCTTCTTTGAGTAATGGAAATTATATGGACAAAAACAATTTAAACTCTTTTTACATCAAAACCTGTAAAACAAACTCAATTTCTTCATCATAAAACAAGTTTcaaaataagaaaagcaaaataaattcaaaatccACTGCCATTCTAACATTTAACACTAGCCAATAAGATACAAAAACTTATATTCCACTTCCTCTCATATCTCAATACTCAAAATCACTTTCCTCTAACAATACAAACCTCATTTGTCATTGGCAAGACCCTGAGGACCTCACCAGTGCGATGGTTGACTACAATGTTTGAGCCAACGGCGTCAAGCACATCAACGGAATCGGTGCGGCGAATTTCCCAAGGTCTGGCAGTGAAGGCATAGGGCTGGAAACATGAAAAGGAGACTCACATTTacggttttaaaagaaaagaaaagaaaaaaaaagaaaagaaaagaaaagaaaaaggaaaggaaaagaaaggaaaatgagatgaaaagaaaggaaaaggaaaaggaaaaagaaagaaaaaaataaattctaataaAACTGGTCTCATGAGATAagacaataaaacaaatgaaagaaaaaaaaatatatatacaatccacACAATTTTACTAACATATTCAACTGAAATCAAGCTCCTCTTATACTTGAAATTACAGTTCAGTCAACTGCcctaaatagaaaagaaagacagaaaagtacTTTTACACAGATAGA is a genomic window containing:
- the LOC119576184 gene encoding NADH-ubiquinone oxidoreductase 75 kDa subunit, mitochondrial-like, encoding MKMLRLGAQQLLRYGGGRSLVLGGARTQSSAPEKIEVFIDDKPVMVEPGTTVLQAAAVAGVEIPRFCYHERLSVAGNCRMCLVEVEKSVKPVAACAMPVMKGWRIKTDSDMTRKAREGVMEFLLINHPLDCPICDQGGECDLQDQSMAFGSDRSRFLDNKRAVEDKNIGPLVKTVMTRCIHCTRCVRFASEIAGVEDLGTTGRGSDMQIGTYVEKMLMSELSGNVIDLCPVGALTSKPYAFTARPWEIRRTDSVDVLDAVGSNIVVNHRTGEVLRVLPMTNEEINEEWLSDKSRFAIDGLKRQRLIHPMVKDSAGELRPCEWEDALIVAGKALKAANGSVAAIAGGLVDAESLIALKDMVNRLGGESVCTEEIFPDAGTGTDLRSSYLLNTKIVGVEEADLVLFVGTNPRFEAALFNARVRKAWVHNELDVAMIGPKVNLTYDYEHLGDDVKIVNSLLNGSHPFSEKLAAAKKPMIVVGTNALSRGDGGALHAQLVQLSQKLRSGCEGEWRVLNVLQQVASQVAALDLGYTPGVADIRNNPPKVLFLLGADEGAITREDLPKDTIIIYQGHHGDHGATIADVVLPGAAYTEKTATYVNMEGRAQQTKAALVPPGMARVDWKIIRALSEIVGATLPYDTLNEVRHRMAEVSPNLVRYGDVEEANYFAQASALAKLVKADFHAAPLDVPMKKLEDYYMTNSVTRASPTMAKCIAAVKKEASNKFHG